The following are encoded in a window of Geobacter metallireducens GS-15 genomic DNA:
- a CDS encoding STAS domain-containing protein, with protein MGTDFRVVVTREGLTDVVRFYGNIDASAEQSVRELSARVNGPNVRCDFSDSGRINSMGIAFLLRFLKDLRDDKDARITIRGLSQVNAILFKMTGIFLLASLEQ; from the coding sequence ATGGGAACAGATTTCCGAGTTGTGGTTACGCGTGAAGGGCTTACCGATGTCGTCCGTTTTTACGGAAACATCGACGCCAGCGCAGAGCAGTCAGTCCGCGAGTTGTCCGCGAGAGTGAATGGGCCGAACGTCCGGTGCGATTTCAGCGATTCCGGCAGGATCAACTCCATGGGGATTGCCTTTCTCCTCAGATTTCTGAAGGATCTCAGGGATGACAAAGATGCCCGGATTACCATCCGGGGACTTAGCCAGGTAAACGCGATTCTGTTCAAGATGACCGGCATTTTCCTCCTGGCCTCCCTCGAACAATGA
- a CDS encoding alpha/beta fold hydrolase, translating to MARPSAPPMRVHGDELLYAARKILNIAPGIRGYGRMVSALLPCLTGVGCLYQAVATALDRRRYPPPGRLLKIGGTDVHFHATDRRGAPTVVLETGLGGMSSAWGWIQPEVAKFARVVSYDRAGLGWSAPDDLPRTALTVTRRLRALLHDGEVEGPYVLVGHSMGGMFMRFFADQYPGDVAGMVLIDAAHPDQHRRSPAIRRHMSSGFRMLRGVPLLAGLGYVRMTGFFSSWAVGLPERHAAEAEAFLSSYTHLKTTRDESLAWDAVCAEVRSTGRLGDRPLAVVSAGKDVLPGSHELQSELAALSSRSIHLTVEGADHVTLVTHRQHAMAVVDAIRQVVQMADRER from the coding sequence ATGGCCAGACCGTCAGCGCCGCCGATGCGTGTCCATGGGGATGAGCTGCTCTACGCGGCTCGCAAGATACTGAATATCGCCCCGGGCATAAGGGGATATGGCCGTATGGTTTCCGCGCTGCTTCCCTGCCTGACCGGTGTCGGCTGCCTCTACCAGGCCGTTGCCACGGCCCTTGACCGGCGCAGGTATCCGCCTCCCGGAAGGCTCCTGAAGATCGGCGGCACCGACGTGCATTTCCACGCGACCGACCGGCGCGGTGCGCCCACTGTTGTTCTCGAAACAGGGCTGGGGGGGATGTCTTCCGCCTGGGGATGGATTCAGCCCGAAGTTGCCAAATTCGCCCGGGTCGTCTCCTATGATCGTGCCGGTCTCGGTTGGAGCGCCCCCGACGATCTCCCCCGGACGGCGCTCACCGTGACCCGGCGGCTCCGGGCACTGCTCCATGACGGAGAGGTCGAGGGCCCCTATGTGCTGGTCGGCCACTCCATGGGGGGTATGTTCATGCGTTTTTTTGCCGATCAGTATCCCGGGGATGTGGCCGGGATGGTGCTGATTGATGCCGCCCACCCAGATCAGCACAGAAGAAGCCCGGCAATCCGCCGGCACATGAGTTCCGGTTTCCGGATGCTGAGAGGTGTCCCGCTTCTGGCAGGGCTCGGGTATGTCCGCATGACCGGCTTTTTCAGTTCCTGGGCCGTGGGATTGCCCGAGCGTCATGCCGCGGAGGCGGAGGCGTTTCTCTCTTCCTACACCCATTTGAAAACCACCCGCGACGAGTCCCTTGCCTGGGATGCCGTATGCGCCGAGGTCCGGAGCACCGGACGACTCGGCGACAGGCCGCTGGCAGTGGTCAGTGCGGGAAAGGATGTGCTTCCCGGTTCCCATGAGCTGCAGTCGGAGCTCGCCGCCCTCTCTTCGCGCAGCATCCACCTCACCGTGGAAGGGGCCGACCACGTCACCCTCGTTACCCATCGTCAGCATGCCATGGCGGTTGTCGACGCAATCCGCCAGGTGGTGCAGATGGCCGACCGCGAACGATAA
- a CDS encoding IS1/IS1595 family N-terminal zinc-binding domain-containing protein, which produces MHCPACNAEVIYFFGKTLKGRQRFVCNSCGREFETGSPSPSSRCSR; this is translated from the coding sequence ATGCATTGTCCCGCATGCAACGCAGAAGTAATCTACTTTTTCGGCAAAACCCTGAAGGGACGTCAGCGTTTCGTCTGCAATAGCTGCGGCCGTGAATTCGAAACCGGTTCCCCGTCTCCGTCGAGTCGTTGCTCCCGATGA
- a CDS encoding PP2C family protein-serine/threonine phosphatase, whose translation MTDYCESSVPILRDIAVPNAGVSPNVTVREVVEIFQGDATLLTLPIIDEGEFLGIINRKVLIFKHLGRPFTMELYGKKPIRELLDECPFTMNAGVDVNSALERLIEVDPRLETDSFPVMDGKCCIGIASVAELMMSISRTQAALLQTLNRLTARIRAEVDNARSIQQDLLPLDSARFNNIAISASMTTSTEIGGDFYDYIRLPDSTVCIVMGDVSGHGIQAGMVTTAAKASLHTLIAAGATTPARLLSGMNNAILATARQNLLMTCVVISINQQQRIATIANAGHTFPYLYRTIPTYMERIEVVSGFPLGFERDGGYTELTIPFREGDRLIVYTDGIVEATDSAGRQFGYERFEAVFLEHRELSSDQLKEQLFTDIHSFAASEALDDDVALLIASFDGCAPEVP comes from the coding sequence ATGACGGATTATTGTGAGAGCAGTGTACCGATTTTGCGGGACATCGCGGTGCCGAATGCCGGAGTCTCCCCGAACGTAACGGTGCGCGAAGTTGTGGAAATTTTTCAGGGCGATGCAACGCTGCTCACGCTGCCGATTATTGACGAAGGTGAGTTCCTGGGAATCATCAACCGCAAGGTTCTGATTTTCAAACACCTCGGCCGACCTTTTACCATGGAACTCTACGGGAAGAAACCGATCAGGGAACTTCTTGATGAGTGTCCGTTTACCATGAATGCGGGAGTCGACGTAAACAGCGCCCTCGAACGGCTTATCGAGGTGGATCCGAGACTGGAAACCGATTCGTTTCCGGTCATGGATGGAAAATGCTGCATCGGCATCGCCTCGGTGGCGGAACTCATGATGAGCATATCCAGAACCCAGGCTGCTCTCTTGCAGACCCTCAATCGGCTTACCGCCCGCATAAGAGCGGAGGTCGACAATGCGAGGAGTATCCAGCAGGATCTCCTTCCCCTCGATTCAGCGCGGTTCAACAACATTGCAATCTCTGCAAGCATGACCACATCCACAGAGATCGGAGGAGATTTTTACGATTACATCCGACTCCCCGATTCAACGGTCTGCATCGTCATGGGTGATGTGAGCGGCCACGGAATCCAGGCCGGGATGGTAACCACCGCGGCCAAGGCGAGCCTTCACACCCTTATCGCAGCAGGCGCCACCACGCCGGCTCGGCTCTTGTCCGGCATGAACAACGCCATTCTGGCCACTGCCCGTCAAAACCTTCTCATGACGTGCGTCGTTATCAGCATAAATCAGCAGCAGCGGATAGCCACCATCGCAAATGCCGGTCATACCTTTCCCTATCTTTACCGCACAATTCCTACGTACATGGAGCGCATCGAGGTGGTTTCCGGGTTTCCCCTCGGATTTGAACGCGACGGAGGCTACACGGAACTGACCATTCCCTTCCGTGAGGGAGACAGACTCATTGTCTATACCGATGGGATAGTGGAAGCCACCGATAGCGCCGGCCGCCAGTTCGGATATGAACGGTTCGAGGCTGTTTTTCTCGAACATCGGGAACTCTCGTCCGACCAGCTGAAAGAGCAGCTCTTCACGGACATTCACTCGTTTGCCGCCAGCGAAGCCCTCGATGACGATGTCGCACTCCTGATCGCCTCGTTCGACGGTTGTGCCCCTGAGGTACCATGA
- a CDS encoding helix-hairpin-helix domain-containing protein — MKKSLQDLQKIRGIGEVLAKRLVEAGHDTYEKLQALGEDGLRAVKGINPRAIGSILSQAAELVESKGKERARRVEELRSAALTLRGQVEEIARSVRDRFADEVQGQGGKKLEKQFTKIMTSFDRVEGKLEKRTKRAAKGLAKAEKRLAGLVDGTMKDVEKGVRRARKSLKRILA; from the coding sequence ATGAAAAAATCGCTGCAAGATCTGCAAAAGATTCGTGGAATCGGTGAGGTGCTTGCCAAACGTCTGGTTGAGGCCGGTCACGACACCTATGAGAAGCTTCAAGCCCTCGGCGAGGATGGGCTGCGGGCTGTGAAGGGGATCAATCCCCGGGCGATCGGCTCGATTCTCTCCCAGGCCGCCGAACTGGTCGAGTCCAAGGGAAAGGAACGGGCCCGCCGGGTCGAGGAACTCCGTTCCGCGGCACTCACCCTGCGCGGTCAGGTGGAGGAGATCGCGCGCAGCGTCAGGGACCGTTTTGCCGACGAGGTGCAAGGCCAGGGGGGCAAGAAGCTCGAAAAACAGTTCACCAAGATCATGACATCCTTTGACCGGGTTGAAGGAAAGCTGGAAAAGCGCACGAAGCGGGCCGCCAAGGGACTGGCCAAGGCCGAGAAACGGCTGGCCGGCCTTGTGGATGGAACTATGAAGGATGTCGAGAAGGGTGTCCGGCGTGCCCGAAAATCCCTCAAGAGGATTCTTGCCTGA
- a CDS encoding AMP-dependent synthetase/ligase yields the protein MQTIVDLLEESCRRFPDKTALRCKNGGRWQDVSYRDFRIASDRIATGLVNSGFRAGDHAALLAPSSPRWMMVYLGILKAGGVVVPVDKELKSLELRHILSDSGARVLFTERSSLETVLAMGEDVPALDLIVTLDGGNGNRGGDEDETSGEQPDDSLQLHHEKSPMMGTLARQFNELLDAEASGDASGQGAGLTGSAGAGIAADQVKILPYEKLRGTTAISPKGPSPLDTAIILYTSGTTGRSKGAMLSHANITSNILATSAHFNLDERVHTLSFLPINHVFEQVCGILLPLSLGGTVSFVESLKKLGDNLAEVKPTFLLGVPAVYRMILDRITRNIESKILSRLLYSFSLTRPLIKAKIRKTLGKGTIFVSGGAALDPDVAAGLVRLGVTICQGYGITETSPVISAECPGAMRLGTAGRVLAGVEVRITDPNDEMVGEILVKGPNVMQGYYRDDPATAEVLVDGWYRTGDLGFLDGDGFLSIRGRVKNLIVTANGRNVYPEEVENEILKSPYIAEVVVHGRRVGAVAEEIHAMVYPDGDALDDYRRSQGKNSLSGEEVAALVRAEVQAACEKLAPYKRVKRITIRTDEFPKTTTRKIKRFAVQAA from the coding sequence ATGCAGACAATCGTGGATTTACTTGAGGAGAGCTGCCGCAGGTTTCCGGACAAGACGGCTCTTCGTTGCAAGAATGGGGGGAGGTGGCAGGATGTTTCGTACAGAGATTTCAGGATCGCTTCCGACAGGATTGCCACGGGCCTCGTGAATAGCGGTTTCAGGGCCGGCGACCATGCGGCGCTTCTGGCGCCGTCGTCCCCCCGGTGGATGATGGTCTACCTGGGAATCCTGAAGGCAGGGGGAGTCGTCGTTCCCGTGGACAAGGAGCTCAAGAGTCTCGAACTGCGGCACATCCTCTCCGACAGCGGGGCACGGGTGCTCTTTACGGAACGTTCTTCCCTTGAGACTGTCCTGGCCATGGGGGAGGACGTCCCCGCTCTCGACCTGATCGTAACGCTTGACGGGGGGAACGGAAATAGGGGAGGGGACGAAGACGAAACAAGCGGGGAGCAGCCGGATGACAGCCTTCAACTCCATCACGAGAAGAGTCCCATGATGGGAACCCTGGCCAGGCAATTCAACGAGCTCCTCGATGCCGAGGCTTCCGGAGATGCGTCGGGACAGGGGGCGGGACTCACGGGTAGCGCCGGGGCCGGAATAGCTGCCGATCAAGTGAAAATCCTCCCCTACGAGAAGCTCCGTGGCACAACCGCCATCTCCCCCAAAGGGCCGAGTCCCCTGGATACCGCCATCATCCTGTACACGTCCGGCACCACCGGCCGCTCGAAAGGGGCCATGCTGAGCCACGCCAACATCACCTCGAACATCCTCGCGACCAGCGCTCATTTCAATCTGGACGAGCGGGTACACACCCTGTCGTTTCTTCCCATCAACCACGTGTTCGAGCAGGTCTGCGGCATCCTCCTCCCGCTCTCGCTGGGGGGGACGGTCTCCTTTGTCGAGTCCCTGAAAAAACTCGGCGACAACCTGGCCGAGGTGAAGCCGACCTTCCTTCTGGGGGTGCCGGCGGTCTACCGGATGATCCTGGACCGGATCACCCGGAATATCGAATCGAAAATCCTTTCGCGTCTCCTCTATTCGTTCTCCCTGACCCGCCCGCTGATTAAGGCGAAGATCCGGAAAACCCTGGGGAAAGGGACCATTTTCGTCAGCGGCGGCGCGGCGCTCGACCCGGATGTTGCCGCCGGACTTGTCCGCCTGGGGGTGACGATCTGCCAGGGTTACGGCATAACCGAAACGTCGCCGGTCATTTCGGCCGAGTGTCCCGGTGCCATGCGGCTGGGGACGGCGGGACGGGTGCTTGCCGGGGTTGAAGTCAGGATCACCGATCCCAATGACGAAATGGTGGGGGAGATTCTCGTCAAGGGACCGAACGTCATGCAGGGTTACTACCGGGATGATCCGGCCACGGCCGAAGTGCTGGTCGACGGCTGGTACCGCACCGGCGACCTCGGCTTTCTCGATGGGGATGGATTCCTTTCGATCCGTGGCAGGGTCAAGAATCTGATCGTTACCGCCAACGGGAGAAACGTCTACCCGGAAGAGGTGGAAAACGAAATCCTCAAAAGCCCGTACATTGCGGAGGTGGTGGTCCATGGCCGGCGGGTCGGCGCCGTGGCCGAAGAAATCCATGCGATGGTCTACCCCGATGGCGATGCCCTTGATGACTATCGGAGGAGCCAGGGCAAGAATTCCCTTTCGGGGGAAGAGGTGGCAGCGCTCGTCCGCGCCGAGGTGCAAGCCGCCTGTGAAAAGCTTGCACCCTACAAACGGGTGAAGAGAATCACCATTCGCACGGATGAATTCCCGAAAACCACGACCCGCAAGATCAAGCGGTTTGCGGTGCAGGCCGCTTGA
- a CDS encoding ATP-binding protein: MSMNTPSLAFFRNDADERLWKADLEAIPGMISIVTGESPLLSVNKAWGLAPSPQFILLSASFYPDRGVGITTLIRSLFPGTEILLISPASEPFPDIGPLFRDGIVNLVVAPTRLSPKSYCPVESTLSIAVASIAAGRNERMSACLRQGTEVSEFTLTSSSQKETLIGLLEKAVNGKTTEAEFLRQRAALIADEMIENALYGAPRDHQGTRIFRKGELREILPDERIVFRFGFDGENLALEVRDGWGSLRPEDILDHLSKNRARDGIPPTDGGLGLFLIWRFVDHLHVSITPGRETVVRGHVRLARCEDLPEAKGFHITALRDCA, translated from the coding sequence ATGAGCATGAACACCCCATCCCTTGCTTTTTTCAGAAATGATGCCGACGAACGGCTTTGGAAGGCCGACCTGGAAGCCATCCCCGGAATGATCTCTATCGTGACGGGAGAATCTCCCCTTTTGTCGGTGAACAAAGCGTGGGGGTTGGCGCCGAGCCCCCAGTTCATCCTGCTGTCAGCCTCCTTTTATCCCGACAGGGGGGTTGGCATCACAACTCTCATCAGGAGCCTCTTTCCCGGCACGGAGATTCTGCTTATCTCGCCGGCATCCGAGCCGTTCCCCGACATCGGCCCGCTCTTCAGGGACGGGATCGTGAACCTTGTCGTGGCGCCGACACGGCTCTCTCCAAAGAGTTACTGTCCCGTGGAATCCACCCTGAGCATTGCCGTTGCATCCATCGCGGCCGGCAGGAATGAGCGGATGTCCGCCTGTCTCAGACAGGGAACAGAGGTCAGCGAATTTACCCTCACCTCCAGTAGCCAGAAAGAAACCCTCATAGGGCTTCTGGAAAAGGCTGTGAATGGTAAGACGACCGAAGCCGAATTCCTGCGGCAACGGGCAGCGCTCATTGCTGACGAGATGATCGAGAATGCCCTTTACGGAGCACCCCGTGATCACCAGGGCACTCGAATCTTCCGCAAGGGTGAACTCCGTGAGATTCTTCCCGACGAGCGAATTGTGTTTCGCTTTGGCTTCGACGGAGAAAACCTGGCCCTGGAGGTCAGAGACGGTTGGGGCAGCCTCCGGCCGGAAGATATCCTTGACCATCTCAGCAAAAACAGGGCACGGGACGGGATTCCGCCCACTGACGGGGGATTGGGCCTGTTTCTCATCTGGCGCTTCGTCGACCACCTCCATGTCTCCATCACGCCGGGAAGAGAGACCGTCGTACGTGGTCATGTGCGTCTCGCCCGCTGCGAAGATCTGCCCGAGGCGAAGGGATTCCACATAACAGCGTTGCGCGACTGCGCCTGA
- a CDS encoding M28 family peptidase, translating to MREHDEGLLNGITPDRIRDHIRALEGVRHPLAAPEALERAAGYIRETFGSLGYPVADHLFMDGGREFANIIATHTGGSKSGRRVLVVAHYDTVTTTPGADDNASGVAVLLELATILKCLRFERCLQFVAVTLEENEDEHNPRDLGTRGSRALAAHARREGWEIEGAVVLESVAYAGDAVVQRTPAGIPFTVPATGNFIGVIGNEASRGMVDRFGQAVGSREAGLPWVPLVVPGNGGLLPDSRRSDHAPFWDHGYKAIMLTDTTNFRNPHYHQPSDTLETLNLDFAVQVCRATAALLLDIAKASEP from the coding sequence GTGCGCGAGCATGACGAAGGGCTGTTGAACGGCATTACCCCGGACCGCATCCGCGATCACATCAGGGCTCTCGAAGGAGTCCGCCATCCCTTGGCAGCGCCCGAAGCCCTGGAGCGGGCAGCCGGATACATCCGGGAAACCTTCGGCTCCCTCGGCTACCCGGTGGCGGATCATCTCTTCATGGACGGCGGTCGCGAGTTCGCCAATATCATCGCTACCCATACCGGGGGGAGCAAATCGGGCCGGCGGGTGCTGGTGGTCGCCCACTACGACACGGTCACCACCACGCCCGGGGCCGATGATAATGCCAGTGGCGTGGCGGTGCTCCTGGAACTCGCCACCATCCTGAAGTGTCTCAGATTCGAGCGTTGCCTGCAGTTCGTGGCCGTAACCCTTGAAGAAAACGAAGATGAGCACAACCCTCGGGACTTGGGAACCCGTGGCAGCAGGGCACTGGCGGCCCATGCGCGAAGGGAGGGGTGGGAGATCGAAGGAGCGGTGGTGCTGGAATCGGTGGCCTATGCCGGCGACGCCGTTGTTCAGCGAACTCCCGCGGGCATTCCGTTCACGGTTCCCGCTACGGGGAATTTCATCGGGGTGATCGGCAACGAAGCGTCCCGGGGCATGGTGGACCGTTTCGGGCAGGCAGTCGGGAGTCGTGAAGCCGGGCTCCCCTGGGTGCCCCTGGTTGTCCCCGGAAACGGCGGGCTTTTGCCCGATTCGCGCCGCTCCGACCATGCGCCGTTCTGGGACCACGGCTACAAAGCCATCATGCTGACCGATACCACGAATTTCCGCAATCCCCACTACCACCAGCCGAGCGACACCCTGGAGACTCTGAACCTCGATTTTGCGGTTCAGGTCTGCCGGGCGACCGCGGCCCTTCTCCTGGACATCGCCAAGGCCTCAGAGCCGTGA